In Pseudonocardia sp. C8, one genomic interval encodes:
- a CDS encoding MBL fold metallo-hydrolase encodes MSHPLYGSMRSVHPLASVLLQDNPGPMTLDGTNTWVISVPDSGQRIVVDPGEDDGSHLEALADGVPVAAIVLTHRHPDHAGGVGRFVELTGAPVYAADPALTIGTDPLTDGTVITAAGVELEVMATPGHTSDSTSLLLTGPGADGPALLSGDTILGRGTTVIAHPDGALGPYLDSLRRIAELPAGTPVLPGHGPELPDAAEIANAYLAHREQRLDQVRAALEQLGPDAGPRDVVEVVYADVDTSLWDAAELSVRAQLDHLRG; translated from the coding sequence GTGAGCCACCCGCTCTACGGCAGCATGCGGTCGGTGCACCCGCTGGCGTCGGTGCTGCTGCAGGACAACCCCGGCCCGATGACCCTCGACGGCACCAACACCTGGGTGATCTCGGTACCGGACTCCGGCCAGCGGATCGTCGTCGACCCCGGGGAGGACGACGGGAGCCACCTCGAGGCGCTCGCCGACGGCGTGCCGGTGGCCGCGATCGTCCTCACCCACCGGCACCCGGACCACGCCGGTGGCGTCGGCCGGTTCGTGGAGCTGACCGGCGCGCCGGTGTACGCCGCCGACCCGGCGCTGACCATCGGCACCGACCCGCTCACCGACGGCACGGTGATCACCGCGGCCGGCGTCGAGCTGGAGGTCATGGCGACTCCCGGGCACACGTCCGACTCGACGTCGCTGCTGCTCACCGGCCCCGGCGCGGACGGCCCGGCGCTGCTGTCCGGGGACACGATCCTCGGCCGCGGGACCACCGTCATCGCGCATCCGGACGGCGCGCTCGGCCCGTACCTGGACTCGCTGCGCCGGATCGCCGAGCTACCCGCCGGGACCCCGGTGCTGCCCGGGCACGGCCCCGAGCTCCCGGACGCGGCGGAGATCGCGAACGCCTACCTGGCGCACCGCGAGCAGCGGCTCGACCAGGTCCGGGCCGCGTTGGAGCAGCTCGGCCCGGACGCCGGCCCGCGCGACGTCGTCGAGGTCGTGTACGCCGACGTCGACACCTCCCTGTGGGACGCGGCCGAACTGTCGGTGCGCGCCCAGCTGGACCACCTCCGCGGCTGA
- a CDS encoding NUDIX hydrolase, whose product MTPAAPVPVEPKPAATVLLVRDEPGNGRLQVFLQRRVAAMAFAGGMTVFPGGGVSPDDIPDPDRWRGPGPARFGARLGQPPELAAALVTAAVRETFEECGVLLPAHPGSEPGPLPGAEAWRSDLVGRRATLPGLLAEHGLELRADLLVPWARWITPTRNPKRYDTAFLVARVPEGQVADDATTEAVEAGWWAPQDALDSYAAGDLRLMAPTLHTLQALARYDDAAAVLDAAARRDIDPITPEARSEGRVVTITLPGDPDWRHEEVRT is encoded by the coding sequence ATGACCCCCGCAGCTCCGGTACCGGTGGAGCCGAAACCGGCCGCCACCGTCCTGCTCGTCCGCGACGAGCCCGGAAACGGCCGTCTGCAGGTGTTCCTGCAGCGACGTGTCGCCGCGATGGCGTTCGCGGGCGGGATGACGGTGTTCCCCGGCGGCGGGGTCTCGCCCGACGACATCCCGGATCCGGACCGCTGGCGCGGACCCGGGCCTGCGCGGTTCGGCGCGCGGCTCGGGCAGCCTCCCGAGCTCGCCGCCGCACTGGTGACGGCGGCCGTCCGGGAGACGTTCGAGGAGTGCGGCGTGCTGCTGCCCGCGCACCCCGGCAGCGAGCCCGGGCCGCTCCCGGGGGCCGAGGCATGGCGGTCCGACCTGGTCGGACGCCGCGCGACCCTGCCCGGGCTGCTCGCCGAGCACGGCCTCGAGCTGCGCGCCGACCTGCTCGTCCCCTGGGCGCGCTGGATCACCCCGACCCGGAACCCGAAGCGCTACGACACGGCGTTCCTGGTCGCCCGCGTCCCCGAGGGGCAGGTCGCCGACGACGCCACCACCGAGGCCGTCGAGGCCGGATGGTGGGCCCCGCAGGACGCCCTCGACAGCTACGCGGCCGGGGACCTGCGGCTCATGGCGCCCACCCTGCACACGCTGCAGGCGCTCGCCCGGTACGACGATGCGGCCGCCGTCCTCGACGCGGCCGCCCGCCGGGACATCGACCCGATCACGCCCGAGGCCCGCAGCGAGGGCCGGGTCGTCACCATCACCCTGCCCGGCGACCCGGACTGGCGACACGAGGAGGTGCGGACGTGA